Proteins encoded together in one Penicillium digitatum chromosome 1, complete sequence window:
- a CDS encoding Phosphoinositide phosphatase (Sac1), putative — protein sequence MATPILPFRDINLHASPSHYVFTSPSSRQAPTLVVDRPTGDLRLNDGPLPGAKRISSIAGILGILKLKLDKYIIVITKAQPMGRLRGHMVYKVAGTEFLPIRERPLHDADEDAYLAVVKDLLRKGPMYFSYSLDITNSFQRQSQNAPNVPMWKGSDDRFFWNRFIQSDLINFSLGANDTSGIRYGPQPGADPYILPVMFGMMRITPARVKSTTFTFALITRRSRHRAGTRYFSRGIDEQGNVSNYNETEQVVILNDSAGGLSGFGGGQSMTSGKTGQDLQVYSFVQTRGSVPVFWTEVNDLKYTPKLQVREVETSVEAARKHFAEQIRIYGENYMVNLVNQKGREENVKRAYEQLVRTLVASTSESTVADERTSEKIHVLEPGFKQKEMDRLHYVYFDFHNETKGLKWHRAELLMGRLNDGLTQGGYFRGMESPGAPGGQLDTRSTQTSVVRTNCMDCLDRTNVVQSMLGRWAVTRQLMDAGVLRPGETANDDQEFENLFRNIWADNADVVSKSYSGTGALKTDFTRTGKRTRAGMLQDLNNSITRYVRNNFMDGPRQDGFDVFLGTYLPSDSKFANIQLFLDRRPLVIQSVPYVLAASVFLVLVALFTRRMPDAAVWPLRLFVIFWLLVGVYCFHFVYGHGMLYVNWPKLNTPVAGAEGYQDALIKARSDPIIGKWLPARRHQRGISNARLVFLEEGKTRIE from the exons ATAAATACATCATTGTTATCACCAAAGCCCAGCCCATGGGACGGTTGCGCGGCCATATGGTTTACAAAGTCGCCGGAACGGAATTCCTCCCCATACGAGAACGGCCGCTTCACGATGCCGACGAAGATGCCTATCTTGCAGTGGTGAAAGACCTGCTTCGAAAGGGGCCTATGTACTTTTCCTACTCGCTAGATATCACCAATAGTTTCCAGCGACAGTCACAAAATGCTCCTAATGTTCCGATGTGGAAGGGTTCGGACGACCGCTTCTTCTGGAATCGTTTCATTCAATCCGATTTGATCAACTTCAGCCTCGGGGCAAACGACACAAGTGGAATTCGCTACGGTCCCCAACCAGGGGCTGACCCATATATCTTGCCAGTAATGTTTGGAATGATGCGCATTACTCCTGCCCGAGTGAAGTCGACAACCTTCACCTTCGCGCTTATCACGCGCCGATCTAGGCACCGGGCCGGAACAAGATATTTCTCCCGTGGAATCGACGAGCAAGGAAACGTTTCAAACTACAACGAGACTGAGCAGGTTGTGATTTTGAATGACTCGGCGGGTGGTCTATCTGGGTTTGGTGGAGGTCAATCAATGACAAGTGGCAAAACTGGGCAAGACCTTCAAGTCTATTCTTTTGTACAAACTCGAGGTAGTGTCCCCGTGTTCTGGACTGAAGTTAATGATCTCAAATACACACCGAAGCTTCAGGTTCGTGAGGTCGAGACTTCCGTCGAAGCCGCGCGGAAGCATTTTGCTGAGCAGATTCGCATCTACGGAGAAAACTACATGGTCAATCTCGTGAACCAAAAGGGCAGGGAGGAGAATGTCAAGCGTGCATATGAGCAGCTGGTTCGCACGCTAGTCGCTTCCACATCTGAAAGCACCGTTGCTGATGAACGCACGTCTGAAAAGATCCATGTTTTGGAACCAGGGTTCAAGCAGAAGGAGATGGATCGCCTACACTATGTGTACTTTGATTTCCACAACGAGACTAAGGGCCTTAAGTGGCATCGCGCAGAGTTGCTTATGGGCCGCTTGAACGACGGGCTGACACAGGGCGGTTATTTCCGTGGTATGGAAAGTCCAGGTGCCCCTGGTGGGCAGTTGGATACTCGTTCTACGCAAACGAGTGTTGTCCGAACAAACTGCATGGATTGTCTGGACCGCACTAATGTAGTGCAGAGCATGCTTGGCCGCTGGGCGGTCACGCGGCAGCTTATGGACGCAGGCGTTCTCCGTCCCGGTGAGACTGCCAACGATGACCAGGAGTTTGAAAACCTGTTCCGGAATATCTGGGCCGACAACGCAGATGTGGTCTCCAAGTCTTATTCTGGTACTGGTGCCCTGAAGACTGATTTCACTCGGACTGGCAAACGTACGCGGGCCGGCATGCTGCAAGATTTGAACAATTCGATCACGCGATATGTACGCAACAACTTCATGGACGGTCCTCGACAAGATGGATTTGACGTATTTTTGGGCACCTATCTCCCATCAGACTCAAAGTTTGCCAACATCCAGCTGTTCCTTGACCGGCGACCACTTGTCATCCAGTCGGTCCCCTATGTTCTCGCTGCTAGTGTGTTCTTGGTATTGGTTGCGCTTTTCACGAGACGGATGCCTGATGCTGCTGTCTGGCCGCTTCGTCTGTTTGTAATCTTCTGGTTACTGGTGGGAGTCTACTGTTTCCATTTTGTATATGGACACGGCATGCTCTAC GTCAACTGGCCCAAGCTGAACACGCCGGTCGCTGGTGCTGAGGGGTACCAGGATGCTCTCATTAAAGCACGCTCTGATCCCATCATTGGTAAATGGCTTCCTGCTAGACGACACCAGCGTGGTATTAGCAATGCCCGTCTCGTTTTTTTGGAAGAGGGAAAGACTAGGATTGAGTAG